In a genomic window of Brucella anthropi ATCC 49188:
- a CDS encoding glycosyltransferase family 4 protein, which yields MAQRVLIAAHNHPSLHPGGTEIFAHDLFRAYQRAGCEAMFMGATNKVHREARPGTSFQSIGNGGDEILLWSGHFDRFYMSQIDLYGIVPDIVELLQDFRPDVVHLHHLLLLGVEFPHIVRRTLPDCRIILTLHDYYPICHHDGLMVRTTGKELCHGAGPDRCHACFKDIALDKFVLRERHIKSLLSAVDAFVSPSEFLKQRYVEWGLAEEQISVIPNGQPERPAAETRQVERNKPVFGYFGNLNPWKGATVLLEAAQQLISEGFDFELRVHGAAPFQSESFVSEIDRLFAETSPFVQRRGAYRREDIAQLIQSVDCAIMPSIWWENAPLVIQEAQGQNRPVICSNIGGMAEMIENEVNGLTVPPNDPLALAQAMRRMAENPDLRQSLSENARHPDTIDTTAARYLDLIGTLRIARVEAA from the coding sequence ATGGCCCAGCGTGTGCTCATAGCAGCCCATAACCATCCATCTCTGCACCCCGGCGGAACTGAAATTTTCGCGCACGATCTTTTCCGCGCCTATCAGCGCGCCGGTTGCGAAGCCATGTTCATGGGTGCCACCAACAAGGTGCATCGTGAGGCCCGTCCCGGTACGAGCTTTCAGAGCATCGGTAATGGTGGCGATGAAATCCTGCTCTGGTCCGGTCATTTCGACCGTTTCTACATGAGCCAGATCGACCTTTACGGGATCGTTCCCGACATTGTCGAACTACTGCAGGATTTCCGGCCTGATGTCGTCCATCTGCACCATCTGCTTTTGCTCGGCGTCGAATTCCCGCATATCGTGCGCCGAACTTTACCGGACTGCCGTATCATACTGACTTTACACGACTATTACCCCATCTGTCACCATGATGGCCTGATGGTTCGTACCACTGGAAAGGAACTGTGTCATGGGGCCGGTCCTGACCGCTGCCATGCCTGTTTCAAGGACATCGCGCTTGATAAATTCGTACTGCGTGAACGGCATATCAAATCGCTCCTCAGCGCAGTCGATGCTTTCGTCTCACCGAGTGAGTTTCTGAAACAACGCTATGTCGAATGGGGACTTGCGGAAGAGCAGATCAGCGTCATTCCCAATGGCCAACCGGAGCGCCCCGCCGCCGAAACGCGGCAGGTCGAGCGCAACAAACCGGTCTTCGGCTATTTCGGCAATCTCAATCCGTGGAAGGGCGCGACGGTCCTGCTTGAAGCAGCACAGCAGCTTATTTCCGAGGGTTTCGATTTCGAATTGCGCGTGCACGGCGCAGCACCATTCCAAAGCGAAAGCTTTGTCAGCGAAATCGACCGGCTCTTTGCCGAGACATCGCCGTTTGTCCAGCGTCGGGGTGCTTATCGTCGTGAGGACATTGCCCAGCTGATCCAGTCCGTCGACTGCGCCATCATGCCGTCGATCTGGTGGGAAAATGCTCCGCTCGTCATTCAGGAAGCACAGGGGCAGAATCGTCCTGTCATATGCAGCAATATCGGCGGAATGGCCGAAATGATTGAGAATGAGGTCAATGGCCTCACCGTTCCGCCGAATGATCCGCTCGCGCTCGCACAGGCGATGCGTCGAATGGCGGAAAACCCGGACTTGCGCCAGTCTCTGAGCGAGAATGCGCGTCATCCGGACACCATCGACACGACCGCCGCACGCTACCTCGATCTGATCGGGACATTGCGTATCGCACGTGTCGAGGCAGCATAA
- a CDS encoding class I SAM-dependent methyltransferase: MTDVVALKQPEFEAKPAIPDAQIDWLMQSVLKNRFLPSPDPNSVFVGDGDYRAVGAEFLGHFIRKGGLRPDARVLDIGSGIGRMAVPLTQYLDPAKARYSGIDPVAGGVNWCRQNITSRYPNFEFRHIDIAHDLYNPKGAVSGLNLVLPFADKSFDFIIMTSVVTHLTSDEVKTYLDQISRVLVPGGKLFMTAFVVDDVAARDRLGKRDKRLAFERHGNGPCWFVPELPPLAAVGFENGFLDRALAGTKLTLETKSFGHWRGIEADHYQDLFIASRGAA, translated from the coding sequence TTGACGGACGTGGTAGCGCTGAAACAGCCAGAATTTGAAGCCAAACCAGCAATACCGGATGCGCAGATCGATTGGCTGATGCAGTCTGTTTTGAAGAACCGCTTTTTGCCCTCCCCCGACCCGAACAGCGTGTTCGTCGGCGACGGGGATTATCGTGCAGTCGGCGCCGAATTTCTCGGTCATTTCATTCGCAAGGGCGGGCTTCGACCCGATGCCCGTGTGCTCGATATCGGTTCGGGTATCGGTCGCATGGCAGTGCCGCTGACGCAATATCTCGATCCAGCAAAAGCGCGCTATTCCGGGATTGATCCCGTGGCAGGCGGCGTGAACTGGTGTCGCCAGAACATCACATCGCGTTATCCGAACTTCGAGTTCCGCCACATCGATATTGCCCACGACCTCTATAACCCAAAAGGGGCGGTCAGCGGGCTCAATCTCGTCCTGCCTTTCGCGGACAAGAGCTTCGACTTCATCATCATGACATCGGTGGTCACGCATCTGACGTCAGACGAGGTTAAGACCTATCTCGATCAGATTTCTCGCGTCCTCGTTCCCGGTGGAAAATTATTCATGACGGCCTTCGTCGTGGACGATGTGGCCGCGCGCGACCGCCTTGGCAAACGGGACAAACGACTTGCATTTGAACGCCATGGCAACGGACCGTGCTGGTTCGTACCGGAATTGCCGCCGCTTGCGGCGGTCGGGTTTGAAAACGGATTTCTGGATCGTGCGCTTGCCGGCACGAAACTGACGCTCGAAACAAAATCATTCGGCCACTGGCGCGGCATCGAAGCGGATCATTATCAGGATCTTTTCATCGCCTCGCGAGGTGCTGCCTGA
- a CDS encoding glycosyltransferase family 2 protein — translation MNLDHSADTESKTENLSICRLCADVAVVIWDIPGPARTTTKCTFEMAAQPVPLLSVGIPLENGGLRMFWAMRTGKEPVELSLSAGSLGPTAQAIVYPANELAPFDVEYVVSDLTLPGHIKLLTNILTTWRSTFRLSRNQTFASLVRDLTFALTPEPREAQHCGEPVQGHHLLETAVDPMLGEISAIYGITPGSVTVIPPRFVVGRQARNAWQPCHFLLEAAQDLPSSLLLVFTGQKGVAVRKLAATTGEQTDFAKWWTKWQGNGALREFLVRQLGKLSPSGAAVAIDLQTRTPLPVRQIAQSATHPAAEIDLALALDGGLIVGGWMHDPAAMLADIEYLPENGSALSLKPNFHKFPAKIAKREDTPQQDVTGFVAWLPSVQNLGPLLQPRFQMRLASGTTAPLVPAPQPFEPSTQRNRILRSVPPQQARPHVFSHILGPALTEVEKKLAATVRISEVKDYGTTPASALASIVIPLYRNLDFLRFQFSSMATDPWLMENAEFIFVLDSPEIQDDTEHMLGGLHILHDMPFKLAIMNRNGGYARACNAGASIATGATIVMLNSDVVPAEHGWLQQLIQPLFDQPKLGAIGPRLLFEDGSLQHAGLYFARDRQGVWLNHHYYKGMPGNYPPALRSREVPGVTGACLITRKDIFDLVGGFTEDYVIGDYEDSDLCLKIRQLGFQIFYEPAVALYHFERRSIRRSTDYMRGLASQYNSWLHTQRWDDDITELMVPPREQEGTADLSNVIMTKSERSAA, via the coding sequence TTGAACCTCGATCATTCGGCGGACACTGAAAGCAAAACCGAGAACCTCTCTATTTGCCGTCTTTGCGCCGATGTCGCTGTGGTCATCTGGGATATCCCAGGCCCGGCTCGCACAACCACCAAATGTACATTTGAAATGGCGGCCCAGCCGGTTCCGCTGTTGAGCGTTGGCATTCCGCTCGAGAATGGCGGCCTACGCATGTTTTGGGCCATGCGCACGGGTAAAGAACCCGTCGAACTTTCGCTCTCCGCAGGCTCTCTCGGCCCTACGGCTCAGGCTATCGTGTATCCAGCTAACGAGCTTGCTCCCTTTGACGTTGAGTATGTCGTGAGCGACCTCACCTTACCCGGCCACATCAAGCTTCTGACCAATATTCTGACCACGTGGCGCAGCACTTTCCGGCTGTCGCGAAACCAGACTTTCGCATCCCTCGTGCGTGACCTGACTTTCGCATTGACGCCGGAACCGCGCGAGGCCCAGCATTGCGGCGAGCCGGTTCAGGGACATCACCTTCTTGAAACCGCGGTCGACCCGATGCTGGGCGAGATTTCGGCCATCTATGGCATCACACCCGGCAGCGTCACGGTTATTCCGCCACGATTTGTGGTGGGCAGGCAGGCTCGCAATGCCTGGCAGCCATGCCATTTTCTGCTGGAAGCAGCGCAAGACCTGCCGTCATCGCTGCTGCTGGTGTTCACCGGCCAGAAAGGCGTTGCCGTTCGCAAGCTTGCGGCAACGACCGGTGAACAAACAGATTTCGCCAAGTGGTGGACCAAATGGCAGGGCAATGGTGCTTTGCGGGAGTTTTTAGTTCGCCAGCTCGGCAAACTAAGCCCTTCCGGTGCTGCGGTCGCCATCGACCTGCAAACGCGCACTCCGCTCCCTGTTCGCCAGATAGCACAATCGGCCACCCATCCCGCAGCGGAAATCGATCTCGCATTGGCGCTCGATGGCGGACTGATTGTTGGCGGGTGGATGCATGACCCCGCCGCCATGCTTGCCGATATCGAATATCTTCCCGAAAACGGAAGCGCGCTGTCGCTGAAGCCGAACTTTCACAAGTTTCCAGCCAAAATTGCCAAGCGGGAAGATACGCCACAGCAGGATGTGACGGGCTTTGTCGCCTGGCTTCCTTCGGTGCAGAATCTTGGGCCGCTCTTGCAGCCACGATTCCAGATGCGTCTTGCGTCCGGTACCACCGCGCCCCTCGTCCCCGCACCGCAACCCTTCGAGCCATCGACGCAGCGTAATCGCATCTTGCGGTCCGTGCCGCCGCAGCAGGCAAGGCCTCACGTCTTCTCGCATATTCTGGGACCAGCTCTCACCGAAGTTGAGAAGAAGCTCGCCGCAACGGTGCGGATATCCGAAGTGAAGGATTACGGAACAACGCCCGCCTCCGCACTCGCATCCATCGTTATTCCACTCTACCGCAACCTGGATTTTCTGCGTTTCCAGTTCTCGTCGATGGCGACGGACCCTTGGCTGATGGAGAATGCAGAGTTCATTTTCGTGCTGGATTCTCCTGAAATTCAGGACGACACCGAGCATATGCTGGGCGGCTTGCACATTCTGCACGATATGCCATTCAAGCTCGCCATCATGAACCGCAATGGTGGTTATGCACGTGCCTGCAATGCAGGCGCCAGCATTGCGACCGGAGCGACTATCGTGATGCTGAATTCCGACGTCGTTCCTGCGGAACATGGCTGGCTGCAGCAGCTGATCCAGCCTCTGTTCGATCAGCCCAAGCTCGGAGCAATCGGTCCTCGCCTTCTTTTCGAGGATGGCTCGCTTCAACATGCGGGGCTTTATTTTGCCCGCGACCGTCAGGGGGTCTGGCTGAACCACCATTATTACAAGGGTATGCCGGGCAACTATCCGCCTGCGCTTCGTTCGAGGGAGGTGCCGGGGGTTACCGGTGCGTGCCTGATAACACGCAAGGATATCTTCGATCTCGTCGGCGGCTTTACGGAAGACTATGTGATCGGCGACTACGAGGACAGCGATCTCTGCCTGAAGATCAGGCAACTTGGCTTCCAGATATTCTATGAACCCGCCGTAGCACTTTACCATTTCGAGCGCCGTTCGATCCGCCGCAGCACGGATTACATGCGCGGCCTCGCCAGCCAATATAATTCCTGGCTCCACACACAGCGCTGGGATGATGACATTACCGAATTGATGGTCCCGCCACGGGAGCAGGAGGGCACTGCCGACCTGTCCAATGTGATTATGACCAAATCTGAAAGGAGCGCCGCTTGA
- a CDS encoding calcium-binding protein: MATLEGGAYDDVLFGSRFDDFIRAHGGDDLVFGGDGNDTVFGGNGSDILFGGAGNDTLFGENGNDILFGNEGNDVLSGGNGSDVLYGGNGDDILQGGNGSDLLFGGAHNDILYGGNGSDILDGGAGNDVLIGGNGSDTFLFNGGGGNDVILDFNPGEDILQIQKGINGLDIASADDLADRVTQVGGNVVVDLGNGDSVTLVNTNADDVQAHPDQYFTVH, encoded by the coding sequence ATGGCCACTTTAGAAGGCGGCGCCTACGACGACGTGTTGTTCGGCTCCCGCTTTGACGATTTCATCCGCGCCCATGGCGGTGATGATCTCGTATTCGGAGGCGATGGTAACGACACTGTCTTCGGCGGTAACGGGAGTGACATCCTTTTCGGCGGCGCGGGTAACGACACCCTGTTCGGCGAAAACGGGAACGACATTCTCTTCGGTAATGAAGGAAACGACGTCCTGAGCGGCGGCAATGGCAGCGACGTGCTGTATGGCGGCAATGGAGATGACATTCTCCAGGGCGGCAACGGCTCCGACCTGCTCTTTGGCGGCGCGCATAATGACATTCTCTACGGTGGGAATGGCAGCGATATCCTCGATGGCGGTGCCGGAAACGACGTTCTCATCGGCGGAAATGGCAGCGATACATTCCTGTTCAATGGTGGCGGCGGAAACGACGTCATTCTCGACTTCAATCCCGGCGAAGACATTCTGCAAATTCAGAAGGGTATCAATGGTCTTGATATCGCTTCCGCAGACGATCTTGCCGATCGTGTCACGCAGGTTGGTGGCAATGTCGTTGTCGATCTCGGCAATGGCGATTCCGTTACCCTCGTGAACACCAATGCAGACGATGTACAGGCTCATCCCGACCAGTACTTCACTGTTCACTGA
- a CDS encoding HlyD family type I secretion periplasmic adaptor subunit, with protein sequence MMGKSVISRRVSSLLAPRAESSDHKTLTRFGSVKPEWALDLEREDSRSPLRGLIIAGLATIGVAFGGFFAWAYSANLGSAAVAMGTVIVDSKRKTISHLEGGILDRLLVQEGDIVKVGQPLLRLDDTKARSDLQSLESRRIGLIAKLARLRAEQSGEKEISFPEGFADGGENAQNAIRAENIFFQKRLAQKLSKIDIQQKTIEQYTEQAKASTSQIAATDRQIELISEQRKAIASLVEKGFAQKSKLTEIDTRLSQLAGDRGEYAGDKAKAEQAKAGAEFALTGIESDLQSEIAGEITSSQVELSDVQERIVAAKDVMRRVEVRSPQDGIVANIRLRTPGGVIAPGEAIMDIVPENEPLVVEMKISPRDIDSISVGAGAQIRLTAYNQRSMAPLDGKLTYIAADQSLDEKTDTAFFVARAEITPASLAANPTARLYPGMPAEIIIVHKERRAIDYLVSPITDSLNRAFRED encoded by the coding sequence ATGATGGGTAAATCAGTCATTTCTCGTCGTGTTTCCAGCCTGCTCGCGCCGCGAGCAGAATCATCGGATCACAAAACCCTCACCCGTTTCGGCAGTGTCAAACCTGAATGGGCGCTTGATCTGGAACGAGAGGATTCGAGGTCACCGCTGCGCGGTCTCATCATTGCAGGACTCGCCACAATCGGTGTCGCTTTCGGTGGATTCTTCGCCTGGGCTTATTCCGCTAATCTGGGAAGTGCGGCAGTCGCAATGGGCACGGTGATTGTCGATTCCAAGCGCAAGACAATCAGCCATCTCGAAGGCGGCATTCTTGATCGTCTGCTCGTGCAGGAAGGCGACATAGTCAAGGTTGGCCAACCCCTGCTCCGGCTTGACGACACCAAGGCACGCTCTGATCTCCAGTCTCTGGAAAGCAGGCGCATCGGCCTGATCGCAAAACTGGCCCGCCTGCGCGCCGAGCAATCCGGCGAAAAAGAAATCAGTTTTCCGGAAGGTTTCGCCGATGGCGGTGAGAATGCACAGAACGCCATTCGCGCCGAGAATATCTTTTTCCAGAAAAGACTCGCGCAGAAACTGAGCAAGATCGACATCCAGCAGAAGACCATCGAGCAATATACTGAACAGGCCAAGGCCTCCACATCGCAGATAGCGGCAACCGACCGACAGATCGAGCTTATCAGCGAACAGCGCAAGGCGATTGCCAGCCTTGTTGAAAAAGGCTTTGCCCAGAAATCGAAACTCACGGAAATCGATACACGCCTCAGCCAGCTTGCGGGCGACCGCGGCGAATATGCCGGTGACAAGGCGAAAGCCGAACAGGCGAAAGCCGGTGCGGAGTTCGCCCTGACAGGGATCGAAAGCGATCTCCAGTCGGAGATCGCAGGAGAGATCACCTCCAGCCAGGTCGAACTTTCAGATGTGCAGGAACGTATCGTTGCCGCCAAGGACGTGATGCGTCGCGTGGAAGTTCGCTCGCCGCAGGATGGTATCGTCGCGAACATCCGGCTGCGCACACCGGGCGGCGTCATCGCGCCGGGCGAGGCGATCATGGATATCGTTCCTGAGAACGAACCTTTGGTCGTTGAAATGAAGATCAGCCCGCGTGATATCGACAGCATCTCGGTTGGCGCAGGCGCACAGATCCGGTTAACTGCCTACAATCAGCGCTCAATGGCGCCGCTAGACGGCAAACTGACCTATATTGCCGCCGATCAGTCCCTCGATGAAAAGACAGATACCGCATTTTTCGTCGCGCGAGCCGAAATTACTCCGGCGTCACTTGCCGCAAATCCGACTGCCCGACTTTATCCTGGCATGCCCGCCGAGATAATCATCGTGCACAAGGAGCGTCGCGCCATCGATTACTTGGTCTCACCTATCACAGATAGTTTGAACCGGGCATTCCGTGAAGATTAA